Proteins encoded by one window of Yamadazyma tenuis chromosome 2, complete sequence:
- the LCB2 gene encoding serine palmitoyltransferase component (EggNog:ENOG503NUSV; BUSCO:EOG09260Z3X; COG:O) has product MLLKMPDAPAEDRPPEEVAELEFGKLTSTDYLYVSQHPAGQPYPNPVEDDPPIFIYIVTYLSYLILIIIGHIRDFFGKIFRPEAYEHLVEKDGYAPWSDGFESFYERRLKERIDDCFARPIHGAPGRYIKCYQRIKMGINKYQYTGGSDECLNLSSYNYLGFGQSKGTCTEAASEIVDSYGTSGCSPRDIVGTTDLHQQCERLIADFVGQDDAILVSQGYGTNAFIFECIADSKTLVLSDALNHASTRFGVRVSGASVKVFEHNDMKSLEKVIRNAIAQGQPKSHRPWSKIIIAVEGLYSMEGDMCNLVEIIRLKEKYKCYLFVDEAHSIGALGPNGRGISDYFGVDPKKIDVLMGTLTKSFGATGGYISGSQKLMDRVRVDYATNVHGESVPPPVLAQIISSMSIIKGDLNPGEGALRLQRLAFNSRYFRSGLKKLGFIIYGADDSPVIPLLVFLPAKMPAVSRKLYDMGIALVIAAYPATPIVSGRVRLCLSSALTKEDLDYVLEKFSEIGDLIYLKFGSGIPGQTKKMNIQEALAGNVEMCKQPNFGLVKA; this is encoded by the coding sequence ATGCTTCTCAAAATGCCCGACGCTCCTGCGGAGGATAGACCACCTGAAGAAGTGGCAGAGTTAGAGTTTGGAAAATTGACCTCGACGGATTATTTGTATGTTTCCCAACACCCTGCCGGTCAACCATACCCAAACcctgttgaagatgatccTCCAATTTTCATTTATATTGTAACCTACTTGAGTTATCTTATCTTGATCATAATTGGCCACATTAGAGATTTCTTCGGAAAAATCTTTAGACCTGAGGCCTACGAGCATTTAGTGGAGAAAGATGGTTACGCCCCGTGGTCCGACGGGTTTGAAAGTTTCTACGAACGTCGTTTGAAGGAAAGAATCGACGACTGTTTTGCTAGACCCATCCATGGTGCCCCAGGTAGATATATCAAGTGTTATCAACGTATCAAAATGGGCATAAACAAATACCAATACACCGGAGGCTCGGATGAATGTCTCAATTTATCCTCATATAATTATTTGGGGTTTGGTCAGTCCAAGGGAACGTGTACCGAAGCCGCCAGTGAAATCGTTGATCTGTATGGTACATCTGGATGTTCACCAAGAGATATTGTTGGAACCACAGATTTACATCAACAGTGTGAGAGACTTATTGctgattttgttggtcaagatGATGCTATCTTGGTCAGTCAAGGTTACGGTACCAATGCCTTTATTTTTGAATGTATTGCTGATTCTAAAACGTTAGTGCTTAGTGATGCTTTAAACCACGCTTCTACTAGATTTGGGGTTAGAGTTTCAGGTGCTTCTGTTAAAGTGTTTGAACATAACGATATGAAAAGCTTAGAGAAGGTTATAAGAAATGCCATTGCCCAAGGTCAACCTAAATCTCATCGTCCCTGGAGTAAAATCATCATCGCAGTTGAAGGTTTATACTCTATGGAAGGTGACATGTGTAATTTGGTTGAGATTATTCGTTTGAAGGAAAAGTATAAATGTTATTTGTTTGTCGATGAAGCCCATTCTATCGGTGCTTTGGGTCCAAATGGAAGAGGTATTTCTGATTATTTCGGTGTCGATCCCAAAAAAATCGATGTTTTGATGGGTACATTAACTAAATCCTTTGGTGCTACTGGAGGCTACATTTCTGGCTCTCAAAAACTCATGGACAGGGTTAGAGTAGACTATGCCACAAACGTTCATGGTGAGTCAGTCCCTCCTCCAGTATTAGCCCAAATCATTTCTTCTATGAGTATCATCAAGGGAGATTTGAACCCAGGTGAAGGAGCATTGAGATTACAGAGATTAGCGTTCAATTCTCGTTATTTCAGATCAGGACTCAAGAAACTCGGATTCATAATTTACGGAGCTGACGATTCTCCTGTCATTCCATTGTTAGTATTTTTACCTGCAAAGATGCCTGCCGTATCACGAAAGCTTTACGATATGGGTATTGCATTGGTTATCGCCGCTTATCCTGCCACCCCAATTGTTAGTGGTAGAGTCAGATTATGTTTGAGCTCAGCTTtaaccaaagaagatttgGACTATGTGTTGGAAAAATTCAGTGAGATTGGTGACTTGATttacttgaagtttggtAGTGGAATACCCGGCCAGACAAAGAAAATGAACATCCAAGAAGCTTTAGCTGGAAATGTTGAAATGTGCAAACAGCCTAATTTCGGTCTCGTAAAAGCATAG
- a CDS encoding uncharacterized protein (BUSCO:EOG09262G8Y; COG:Q; EggNog:ENOG503NUC4), producing the protein MILWSQAKCLVRFKDCVLKDNLKSTSFIFKNPITDLEIYQSNTQDLPCKIGVIGHRKTEFLNALAMKYIAVPPLSRTYPLMAELKEYDQIQYLNFKESSGLDKVYLSARYESYAYKGKLEMSDDVNSVKNYIVGSNNYNSNQSSVSEAEVNRVIDLFNLSHLRDKWVNSLSNGQLRRARIAKSVLHKPKLLIIDDPFLGLDPVQTQLVSNSLNDVVDEFNMAIVLGLRFQDKVPEWIGHLTEVDESGVLFNGPREEVALKVSKNIKETEIPQDRKLNLLKISNSDLSDNDTPHVEFNNASVIYKDVPVLANFNWQIPRGTSWRILGENGTGKTTILSLITADHPQSWRSVLSVEGVLRKTGSGVTFFDVNNKIGISSPELHSLVPSTKTMNEIIKNGLVKDIGNSNFQFSGERYELPNNKIEALFQKPFVVDVLEQHGNTPFHSLSITLQKVTLFLRALIKDPELIILDEAFSCMDNVDLLKACHGVLRDEFPDSTILSIGHIEWELPDYDYVIKLVGDDNRSYQLFKAVAKD; encoded by the coding sequence ATGATATTATGGTCACAAGCTAAGTGCTTGGTGAGATTCAAAGATTGTGTTCTTAAAGACAATCTCAAAAGTACTTCCTTCATATTCAAGAACCCCATAACAGACTTAGAAATCTATCAATCGAATACCCAAGACCTACCCTGCAAAATAGGTGTGATAGGACATCGTAAAACCGAATTCTTGAACGCTCTTGCCATGAAATACATTGCTGTTCCACctttatcaagaacatATCCATTGATGGCCGAACTCAAAGAGTATGACCAAATTCAGTacctcaacttcaaagagtCTTCTGGCTTAGATAAAGTATATCTCTCTGCGAGATATGAATCATATGCTTACAAAGGAAAGTTAGAAATGTCTGATGACGTTAATTCAGTCAAGAATTACATTGTCGGTAGTAATAATTACAATAGTAACCAAAGTTCAGTGTCAGAGGCTGAAGTTAACAGGGTGATCGATCTTTTCAATTTAAGTCATTTGAGAGACAAATGGGTCAATTCTTTAAGTAACGGGCAATTAAGAAGAGCGAGAATCGCCAAGTCTGTTTTACACAAGCCCAAGCTTTTGATCATAGATGATCCATTCTTGGGCCTCGACCCTGTTCAAACACAGTTAGTCTCTAACTCGTTGAACGATGTAgttgatgagttcaatATGGCGATTGTATTGGGACTCAGATTCCAAGATAAAGTACCAGAATGGATCGGTCATCTCACcgaagttgatgaactgGGTGTATTGTTCAATGGTCCCAGGGAAGAAGTTGCTTTGAAAGTTTCAAAGAATATTAAAGAAACTGAAATTCCTCAGGATAGAAAACTTAATTTGCTCAAAATAAGCAATAGCGACTTATCAGATAATGACACACCACACGTTGAGTTTAATAATGCATCAGTAATCTATAAAGATGTACCtgttttggccaattttAACTGGCAAATCCCTAGAggaacaagttggagaatCCTCGGAGAAAATGGAACTGGGAAGACTACAATTTTATCGTTGATCACTGCTGACCATCCGCAGTCATGGAGGTCAGTTTTGTCTGTTGAAGGTGTCTTGAGAAAAACCGGAAGTGGAGTAACATTTTTTGACGTGAACAATAAGATTGGCATTTCTTCTCCTGAGCTCCACTCTTTAGttccatcaacaaagacCATGAATGAAATCATTAAAAATGGACTAGTAAAAGACATTGGAAACTCAAACTTCCAGTTCAGCGGTGAGAGATATGAGCTTCCAAACAACAAGATCGAGGCATTATTCCAAAAACCTTTTGTTGTAGACGTGTTAGAGCAACATGGAAACACTCCCTTTCATTCCTTAAGCATCACATTACAGAAAGTAACTTTGTTTTTGAGAGCTCTTATCAAGGATCCCGAACTTatcattcttgatgaagcGTTCTCGTGCATGGATAATGtagacttgttgaaagctTGCCATGGGGTGCTCAGAGATGAGTTTCCAGATTCAACGATCTTAAGTATTGGTCATATTGAATGGGAGCTTCCCGACTACGACTATgtgatcaagttggtagGCGACGATAACAGGTCTtatcaattgttcaaagcagTCGCAAAAGACTAG
- a CDS encoding uncharacterized protein (COG:S; EggNog:ENOG503Q3BR) — protein sequence MEFVDPVVAQEEVPQVEVSHDEGKTEKAVHQLEDEIDKAYGVVEKKFADLWTSAAKNAGDLQEKYKLEERRNDILKQLNAAKDNIDDRAKVSEHLAQVESQFKSLGEHVKDVNLPEFHIPDIDLKGLSNQANVYLDTLDNTLEQVEKQAGQYVKRFGSFLTGFVSVSNDDANTESTFQGEKETLFASPLSSNSAYGASRYDSDLFKLHTTPESFLNAKDDDRLKTFKVDDKTKEISELLEKYDSTLQVLMNKLVPVQIPYNTFWYRYFILQDELKEQDEARKKLLQAKGKSQEEGADDDEEDFTWDDDDEEEEAVDVASELKKSKEKAKKTAKVSENDGDDDWE from the coding sequence ATGGAATTCGTTGACCCAGTGGTAGCACAAGAGGAAGTACCCCAAGTAGAAGTATCCCATGACGAGGGTAAGACTGAAAAGGCGGTGCATCAATTGGAAGATGAGATTGATAAGGCCTATGGAGTAGTcgaaaagaagtttgcaGATTTGTGGACTTCAGCCGCTAAGAACGCCGGTGATTTGCAAGAAAAGtacaagttggaagaacGCAGAAACGATatattgaaacaattgaatGCAGCCAAGGATAACATTGATGATAGGGCCAAAGTTTCTGAGCATTTGGCTCAAGTCGAATCACAattcaagtctttgggAGAGCATGTTAAGGATGTTAACCTACCAGAATTCCATATTCCAGATATTGATTTGAAAGGATTGTCTAACCAGGCAAATGTTTATCTCGACACTTTAGACAATACCCTTGAgcaagttgaaaaacaagCGGGCCAGTACGTCAAGAGATTTGGATCATTCTTGACGGGATTTGTGTCTGTCAGTAATGACGATGCTAACACCGAGCTGACTTTCCAAGGGGAAAAGGAGACTTTGTTTGCCAGTCCTTTGAGTTCCAATTCAGCCTACGGAGCTTCAAGGTACGACAGTGATCTCTTTAAATTGCATACTACTCCAGAGTCATTCTTAAATGccaaagatgatgacagATTGAAGACATTTAAAGTGGACGACAAAACCAAGGAGATCTCAGAACTCTTGGAAAAGTACGATTCAACTTTacaggtgttgatgaataaGTTGGTTCCAGTACAAATTCCCTACAATACATTCTGGTACAGATACTTCATATTACAAGACGAATTGAAGGAACAAGACGAGGCTAGAAAGAAGTTGCTTCAAGCCAAAGGGAAGAGCCAAGAAGAGGGAGcagacgatgatgaagaagattttaCATgggatgatgatgacgaagaagaagaagctgtAGATGTTGCGtctgaattgaagaagagtaaGGAAAAAGCCAAGAAAACTGCCAAAGTCAGCGAAAatgatggagatgatgacTGGGAGTAA
- the MgSsk1 gene encoding Two-component response regulator SSK1p (BUSCO:EOG09260FFP; EggNog:ENOG503NZR8; COG:T), with protein sequence MVNQNDIVDDLKTHIVNKFPNALGKHFDSAELVIKIDLHSRKQAVPGVSTTNANVPTPPHKKMNVWASGPEASKSSSSPVTSTFDKSTSFPMQSQKHQQSQQHQHNASFSLMTLEPDQNVWNLLDLYFPGGMNMSDAFIIETPDANEPYELYSSIDVPEPQRRPVHEMTTNYFSGSQTNLSNFYRGSTSPVNQHLYAPGHYSNHQIIQHTPQAKDQNTYRSVSPNSANSSQGYFHPKPQYLLGHNHIYHDRSVSPSNNQKASPLPSGVNLHRRSHSNPPQSPVSSNNLNSSHPNQKAHASGTNQAVLLLPKNFSLSNSASGVTDKKRLSLDENFVKKNRDSAISPINKNLTNLKSPGGILEEDTEPFPSMKPNLPKLDVTTVKNESSLESPNTPTDAILVADTENRLSLNSVTQLKKSGEEQLKNLGPGPNNLANNASSTKTSPPSNTTSSTSNGTHEKSAKVSRTSSGSKKNILGTSATETVLPSISVLVVEDNAINQAILGAFLRKHKIHYEIAKNGAEAITKWRKGGFHLVLMDIQLPVKSGIEATKEIRHLERINRIGVFAENEVNGSLYPNELTDSEKLDMDLFRSPVIIVALTASSNASSDRSNALRAGCNDYLTKPVNLVWLQNKITEWGCMQALIDFDGWRIKRSNFNGSSAKILAAQKSKTRKMAEVATNPSVDVTGKQEEVTISTVLPLEIIDKSIGKVVTVLLTTDKEFTGKLVGFDDFVNVVLEDVTETDSEGNTDGPVKIMLLNGGQIAMISSTED encoded by the exons ATGGTGAATCAGAATGATAtagttgatgatttgaaaacCCATATAGTCAACAAGTTTCCTAACGCACTAGGAAAGCATTTTGATTCAGCGGAACTTGTGATAAAAATCGACTTGCATTCCAGAAAGCAAGCAGTTCCCGGAGTATCCACCACAAATGCCAATGTTCCCACTCCTCCTCACAAGAAAATGAATGTATGGGCGTCAGGACCTGAggcttcaaaatcttcatcttcgCCGGTGACTTCCACCTTTGATAAATCGACTTCATTTCCCATGCAACTGCAGAAACATCAGCAGTCGCAACAACATCAGCACAACGCATCTTTCAGTTTAATGACACTAGAACCTGATCAGAACGTCTGGAATCTACTTGATCTTTATTTTCCTGGTGGAATGAATATGAGTGACGCATTCATAATAGAAACTCCAGATGCAAATGAGCCTTACGAGTTGTATAGCTCTATTGATGTCCCAGAACCCCAGAGACGTCCAGTCCATGAGATGACTACCAATTACTTCTCTGGCAGCCAGACaaacttgtcaaacttTTACAGAGGGTCAACGTCTCCAGTTAACCAACATCTTTATGCTCCAGGTCACTATTCTAACcatcaaatcattcaaCATACTCCACAAGCTAAAGATCAAAATACTTACAGATCTGTATCCCCAAACTCTGCAAATTCTAGTCAGGGTTACTTTCACCCCAAACCACAATACTTATTGGGACATAATCATATCTATCATGATAGATCGGTATCTCCATCAAATAATCAAAAAGCTCTGCCATTGCCAAGTGGAGTCAATTTGCATAGAAGATCACACTCGAATCCTCCACAATCCCCCGTGTCTTCAAACAATCTCAACTCATCACATCCTAACCAAAAGGCTCATGCTTCAGGAACCAACCAAGCAGTGCTATTATTACCAAAGAACTTTTCTCTATCAAATTCAGCTTCTGGAGTCACCGACAAGAAACGGTTGAGTTTGGATGAGAACTTTGTTAAGAAGAACAGAGACTCTGCAATATCGCCTATAAATAAGAACTTGACTAACCTTAAGAGCCCAGGAGGAATATTGGAGGAAGACACAGAGCCTTTTCCCCTGATGAAACCAAATTTACCCAAACTCGATGTCACCACAGTGAAAAATGAATCTAGCTTGGAGAGTCCCAATACTCCGACAGATGCAATACTTGTAGCTGACACTGAAAACAGGCTCTCTTTGAATTCGGTTACtcagttgaagaaactggGAGAAgaacaattgaaaaatttggGTCCTGGTCCGAACAATTTAGCCAACAATGCTTCGTCCACAAAGACATCCCCACCATCAAACACAACCTCAAGTACATCGAATGGCACTCATGAAAAATCTGCAAAGGTCTCTAGAACCCTGTCAGGttcgaagaagaacatATTGGGAACTTCTGCTACTGAAACTGTGTTACCTTCGATTTCTGTAttggtggttgaagataaCGCCATTAATCAAGCCATTTTAGGTGCGTTTTTGAGGAAACACAAGATCCACTACGAGATCGCTAAAAATGGAGCTGAGGCCATAACGAAATGGAGAAAAGGAGGGTTCCATTTAGTGTTGATGGATATTCAATTGCCAGTTAAGTCTGGTATTGAAGCTACCAAAGAGATTAGACACTTGGAGAGAATTAATAGAATTGGTGTGTTTGCAGAAAATGAAGTAAATGGGTCCTTGTATCCGAATGAGTTGACTGACAGCGAAAAGTTAGATATGGACCTTTTCAGATCCCCAGTGATTATTGTTGCGTTGACGGCTTCATCAAACGCTTCGCTGGATAGAAGCAATGCACTTAGAGCCGGATGTAATGATTATTTAACGAAACCAGTAAATTTGGTTTGGTtacaaaacaaaatcacTGAATGGGGTTGCATGCAAGCTTTAATTGACTTTGATGGCTGGCGTATCAAGAGATCAAACTTCAATGGAAGTTCTGCCAAAATACTTGCAGCACAAAAGTCGAAAACAAG AAAAATGGCCGAAGTTGCAACCAATCCCTCAGTCGACGTCACTGgaaagcaagaagaagtgaCGATCTCAACGGTTTTACCACTCGAGATTATAGATAAGTCTATCGGAAAAGTTGTCACCGTCTTGTTGACCACAGACAAAGAATTCACAGGAAAGCTTGTTGGTTTCGATGATTTCGTCAACGTTGTGTTGGAAGATGTCACTGAAACTGACAGCGAAGGGAACACGGATGGCCCAGTTAAGatcatgttgttgaacgGAGGCCAAATTGCcatgatttcttccactgAAGATTAA
- the DDI1 gene encoding DNA damage-inducible protein 1 (COG:L; MEROPS:MER0030084; EggNog:ENOG503NWPK), with amino-acid sequence MKLTISNETDRSVLSVEISEAMSFEDFKVYLEAETDIATSDQIVILNTRSLQGDSKSLEELGLKDNDLITLNKRGRANPPSTVSDVSTASATTSGMDGQIEIMRQQLLNNSQARNQMLQSNPQMERALEDPEAFKSLMKESLSHFQNEGGYHGGSGELSAKQQEEMRRLEQDPDNPDNQAKILELIRQEQIETNMRLAYDISPESFIPVSMLYIKIKVNGNPVQAFVDSGAQQTIISPRLAEKVGIDRLIDRRFVGEARGVGSTQILGKIHSVPIRIGDSNIDIPCSFSVIDTAVDLLFGLDMLKAHKCLIDLVNNKLVVGSNIETPFLADNEIENNDLLGSTVGNKGNQLGGNIFSDAPVTNGFSPPAKKAPASNAAAAAAAKRQNTGKASSSSSSQSPKYKDQDIQQLIGLGFSRPQVLQALEACEGNVELAASFLFQ; translated from the coding sequence ATGAAGTTAACAATCTCCAATGAAACAGACAGACTGGTATTGTCGGTAGAGATATCCGAGGCCATGTCgtttgaagacttcaaagTATACCTTGAAGCTGAAACCGATATTGCAACATCAGATCAAATTGTTATCTTGAACACAAGGTCTTTACAAGGAGATTCGAaatctttggaagaacttggctTGAAGGACAACGACTTAATtaccttgaacaagagaGGCCGAGCAAATCCACCAAGTACCGTGTCTGATGTCTCTACTGCTTCTGCCACAACAAGTGGAATGGATGGGCAGATAGAGATTATGAGACAGCAGTTACTCAACAACTCCCAGGCCAGAAATCAGATGTTGCAAAGCAATCCTCAAATGGAAAGAGCATTGGAAGACCCTGAAGCATTCAAAAGTTTGATGAAAGAATCATTGCTGCACTTTCAAAACGAAGGAGGGTATCACGGTGGGTCGGGAGAATTACTGGCaaaacaacaagaagagaTGAGGAGATTGGAACAAGACCCCGATAACCCTGATAACCAGGCTAAGATCTTAGAACTCATTAGGCAAGAGCAGATTGAAACCAACATGAGATTAGCATACGATATCTCACCAGAGTCATTTATTCCTGTGAGCATGTTATACATAAAGATAAAGGTAAATGGTAATCCGGTCCAAGCGTttgttgattctggagCCCAGCAAACGATCATTTCTCCCAGGTTGGCTGAAAAGGTTGGAATCGACCGGTTGATAGATAGGAGATTTGTGGGTGAGGCTAGGGGAGTGGGTTCTACTCAGATCTTAGGTAAGATCCATAGTGTTCCCATTAGAATTGGAGACTCCAACATTGACATTCCTTGTTCGTTTTCAGTTATAGATACTGCTGTTGACTTGTTATTTGGGCTTGATATGTTAAAGGCACACAAGTGtttgattgacttggtGAACAATAAACTTGTGGTAGGATCTAATATCGAGACACCATTTTTGGCTGATAACGAGATTGAAAACAACGACCTATTAGGTAGCACTGTTGGGAACAAGGGCAACCAATTAGGAGGAAATATTTTCAGTGATGCTCCAGTAACCAACGGTTTCAGCCCCCCAGCTAAGAAGGCCCCAGCCTCTAACGCAGCAGCAGCTGCGGCTGCCAAGAGACAAAATACCGGTaaagcatcttcatcttcttcatctcaGAGTCCCAAGTATAAGGATCAAGATATACAACAGTTGATCGGCTTGGGATTCAGTCGGCCgcaagttcttcaagctttAGAAGCTTGCGAAGGTAATGTCGAATTAGCTGCGTCTTTCTTGTTTCAGTAA